One bacterium genomic region harbors:
- a CDS encoding ABC transporter permease subunit, with protein sequence MLARTLKNRLVSSIVYILSGVGFLELYIALYPSLSKEIQAYDQLAKAFPEALMKAFGIEELIFTSFEGYVATEHFSFIWPLLIIFMTLGFAASTLAGEIERRTLGLTLSQPISRTSIYFTKYLAGVLIILAFTLASIYSVVPLAALHGVSIQVSHFWSMTVLGFCFGLCMLSLGFAMSAIFSERSHVSMAAGGLLVGMYVLRIVAGLKDSWKDIEYASIFHYLNTSKALLRGELVGQDIAVLLGASVLLTLLGWVIFVQRDVAV encoded by the coding sequence TTGCTCGCACGCACATTGAAGAACCGACTTGTATCGAGTATTGTCTATATTCTTTCTGGAGTAGGTTTTCTGGAGTTGTATATCGCCCTCTATCCATCACTCTCCAAGGAGATTCAGGCATACGATCAACTGGCGAAGGCGTTTCCTGAGGCACTGATGAAGGCCTTTGGTATTGAGGAGCTGATCTTCACGTCGTTTGAGGGATATGTCGCGACTGAGCACTTCAGTTTTATCTGGCCGCTGCTGATTATTTTTATGACTCTAGGATTTGCTGCATCTACATTGGCGGGCGAAATTGAGCGTAGGACATTGGGCCTTACTTTGTCGCAACCAATCTCTCGAACCAGCATATATTTCACTAAGTATCTGGCTGGCGTACTTATAATACTAGCGTTTACGCTAGCCAGTATCTATTCTGTGGTGCCGCTAGCGGCACTGCATGGTGTATCAATTCAGGTCAGTCACTTCTGGAGTATGACCGTGCTTGGCTTCTGTTTTGGGCTCTGCATGTTGTCGCTTGGTTTTGCGATGAGCGCCATCTTTAGTGAGCGCTCGCATGTGTCGATGGCTGCAGGCGGCCTACTGGTCGGCATGTATGTTTTGCGTATCGTCGCTGGTCTCAAGGACAGCTGGAAAGATATTGAATACGCATCGATTTTTCATTATCTCAACACCTCGAAAGCACTTCTGCGTGGTGAGTTGGTAGGTCAAGATATAGCTGTTCTCCTTGGTGCCTCAGTTCTCCTCACACTACTAGGATGGGTGATATTTGTCCAACGTGATGTAGCTGTGTAG
- a CDS encoding ABC transporter ATP-binding protein → MKRSASAISIKKLNKSFGSKHALKDVSFAIPEGQISGFLGPNGAGKTTTIRCLMDFIRGDSGEIKVLGMDAREDSVALKAKIGYVPSDHQLNEKWTGEQHITYISQARGVSGTAPEIVERMHLDVGSKVKNLSSGNKQKLSIILALIGNPSLLVLDEPTQGLDPLFQNEIYEILRDFQQTGGTVLISSHNLSEVQRLCSRVVIIRDGQIIAEEPLDSLRALNTHEITVRFAKKVSPKVFERDGVVVTAHAPTEISMKVRGGLDAVVKQLAAYSVVDLQVTHASLEEVFMEMYQ, encoded by the coding sequence ATGAAGCGCTCTGCCTCAGCGATTAGTATCAAGAAGCTCAACAAGTCGTTTGGCAGTAAGCATGCTCTCAAAGACGTGAGCTTCGCAATTCCCGAAGGACAGATATCGGGTTTTTTGGGGCCGAATGGTGCTGGCAAGACCACAACTATCAGATGTCTGATGGATTTTATTCGTGGCGATAGCGGAGAGATCAAAGTTTTGGGGATGGACGCGCGCGAGGATAGTGTGGCGCTCAAAGCGAAGATCGGTTACGTCCCCTCTGATCATCAGCTCAACGAAAAATGGACAGGGGAACAGCATATCACATATATCTCCCAAGCTCGCGGTGTATCGGGTACTGCGCCAGAGATTGTGGAGAGAATGCATCTTGATGTGGGATCAAAAGTAAAGAATCTCTCGAGTGGTAATAAGCAAAAACTTTCCATCATTCTTGCGCTTATCGGCAACCCATCATTACTCGTGCTAGATGAACCTACGCAAGGGCTCGACCCGCTGTTTCAAAACGAAATTTATGAGATCTTGCGTGATTTTCAACAAACAGGTGGTACTGTCTTGATCTCGTCACATAATCTCAGTGAGGTACAGCGTCTGTGTAGCCGAGTTGTGATTATCCGCGATGGCCAAATTATTGCTGAAGAGCCACTCGATAGTTTGCGTGCGCTCAATACCCATGAAATAACAGTCCGGTTTGCCAAGAAAGTATCCCCGAAAGTATTTGAGCGAGATGGTGTTGTTGTGACAGCTCACGCACCAACAGAAATATCCATGAAAGTGCGTGGCGGCCTGGATGCTGTTGTGAAGCAACTCGCAGCCTACTCTGTGGTCGACTTGCAAGTTACTCATGCGTCACTAGAAGAAGTCTTTATGGAGATGTATCAATAA